A segment of the Arachis hypogaea cultivar Tifrunner chromosome 5, arahy.Tifrunner.gnm2.J5K5, whole genome shotgun sequence genome:
tCCAAACGTTGGTACTCTTCTCGATTCCAAATCCTAGTATCTCGTTTCTGAAAATTCCTAGTTCTACCCCACTCAGTGTCCCCtccccattctctctctctcatcctctcttaattcattaaaaatactattgatgactAATTGATGGTTACACTATTGATGACTAATTGATGGTTACTAATTGTTGTATCATTGAATAATGTTTTTTCTTTCCTATTTTCTTTTagtcccacctatgaaataaatagtaataaattatactttattatctaaaataaaatttaaaatttaaaagatctaaATTCAATAATTAATAACTAGCTATAGTTGCTCATGCGAAATGTTAAATCCTATACGTGGTaattaaggtagcgtttgtttttaaAGATATAACAGAACATGACACTGAGACAGAGACAATAGGACGGagacattaaaaattattttttgtgtattgtgtttggatatgatgtacaagacactaatgtaatgtccagtattatgtttggatacataTGGACAAGACTGAAATATTATATGAAAAGACTAAAATAGCCATGTGATTCCAAATTTTTCATACcaagtacaaactaatttaaCAGAGAATGAgagtaaaacttaaaaaaaatatttgaagaggcaaaaaattttaataaaaaattatataataatatttacattaaaataaaatttataaatataattattttatttttatatttattattaatatgtaggaatacatatggctaatattaacaaaaaaataaatctgagtttgattaataaaattttttttttaggttaataagctaaattaattttaaataaaaaattaattttaaaaaagaattcatttttacatgaaaaaatagtttttgcatataaaaatctatttttatttaaaaaactaaatttttttaatctaaaaattgatttttcttttcaaaaaactgatttttttaaattatataaaatcaattacaacttaaaaattaatttttagtattttaaaagactaatttgacctttgataatatttatctttcaaaaattttaagactaattatttttgttattatttttattataaatcaaataatataatacaagGTTAAAATGATATTGGAGTAAAAACGATAAGAAGAAATGAATTATCCAACCCAATCAAAAATTCTGTAAAAAGTAAAGAGTActtgagaaaaaagaaagaaggaaaacatAGAGACAGAGAAAGAGCATAGAGAAAAAAGTACATTTTTTAGAACAACGCAAATTAGAAAAAATACCATGGAGTAacagtggaataataaaaaatatctatagacaaaaagaaaaaatgttcATAAAAAAAAGTTCGTGTCTCTCATCCAAATCTCGTAAACATTATGATCCTTCGTAAAAGAGTagacacaaaagtataaaaaattatctCGGAGACAATGTGTTGTGTATCCTGTCttcgaaaacaaacgctaccttaagtGCCGCATGTTGCaatgataataaatttatatgtCAGCTAAGAGAACAGCATCATTTatcgatttttttatttttataaattaaataaatgtaataattattGAAAATATTTGCCAAAATAAATATTcttctcttatctcgtttattaTGTAAACGAGATACAAGATAATTTTGTATATATCTCATTTACATGGTAAACGAGATAAAGAGAAGTATGCGACATGTGTATATTTCGTTTACAGGGTAAACGAAATACatgtacttttaaaaaaaattgaaaataataagaagtattaataatatcaataatccaaacttttagtatataattagtacataaaaaggttggtaaaagaaattaaaatggatATTTTTTTCGGTGACTAGAAATTAAAATGGATATATTTGATCAATTAGTACTCAAAAAGGTTGATGGGATAATGGTAGAGAATTGAAATGGTTATCTCTCACGTTATCTCCCACTATTCACATGGGAGATAACCGTTTCAATTTTCTTCCTATTATCCCATCAATTCTCCTAACAATTGTCAAACGgttatttttatcaattaatctctacatacaagtgtTTTGTATTTACAAGCTTACAAGTCTTAAGGAAACTCACTCATTAAACGCGCTGATTGTTACGTgcttttttaatagaattttaaatcaattcaaatcaattaacgcacaaatatataacttctatttttcaaaagatttcgtttcttttttcgagtttcttgccaaatttgttggATCTCCTTCTTGTgttctcgttttgaagataatggaacttcagaaatacacccaaacgattacataagtacacccaaacgattacagaaatacacctaaacggttacagaaatacacccaaaaagttacagaaagaattacagaaatacacccaaacggttgcagaaatacacaaaaaaaattacagaaatacacccaaaatagggggagacagtatatttcttcttgaaatcttttaatgttttgctggttaaggatgaggcacatgacagagacaatctagaaaaacaTTAAAACAGTattttgaataatgtttcttccttttttctagtgatttttgatggagatttgtatcttttcttcttgatttcttctactcttcgcaACGTTTCTGCAGAATCGTAGTAGTTTGTTTTGAATGTCTCTTGAATCTTGAtggtttgcgttttgattgaggaagaagaggaatagTGAACGTGTTGTGGAAGGGGCGCGTGTTTTTTTCTTGATGGTTTGTGTTTTGacttttgattgaggaagaagacgaGGAGTGAACGTATTGTTAAAGGAGCGCGTGTTTTTTTCTTGGACTTAGAGCAACTTGTAtaacttgtaagtcaaaaaggcttgtatgtgtagcaggcctctatttttatttttcaaatttaaatcaatccaattgtattataatttaatctaaattttttaaaatagatatatttgatcaattagtactcaaaaagagtacataaaaaattttagattaaataatgatccaattggattgatttaaatttaaaaaataaaaataattgtttgtCAATTGATAGCATAAATTGATGGGATAGTGGGAAGAAAATTGAAACAGTTATCTCTCACGTGAGAGATAACTATTTCAATTATCTTCTCACTATCTCATGCATTAGCCTTTTTGAGTACTAATTGATCAAATTTATCCATTTTAATCTCTCATATCtattttttatgtactaattgcCTGCTAAAATTTtagattattgatattattaatattttttattattttcgaaattattttttaaaaaaaaatatatgtaactcgtttacagtataaacgagatatatgtatatctcgtttacactataaacaaaatacatacaaaattatctcgtttacagtgtaaacaatataaaaaatggatatttatttcaataaatatttttaaaattatttatttcataattattatatttatttaatttataaaaataaaaaatcccgtCATTTACAATCATATTTTAAAAGGAAAAGTATGTGGAACCAAAAGGGAtcagccaaaaactaaacaaaatcacattaatttatattaataattaattttaaattttttaaatttaaaatttaaaaaatttaaaattaattaggtaaacctaattaaaacctataaaagccttcctcttctctctcacattaacctacccacctccaacaatcacacacagaTCTCTCTCTTGCCAATGCTGCTGGAAGCGCCGACGACTTCTATGCTCTCCAAGTAAACCTATCTTCATTCAGTGAGGAATGAGTGGGAGCCGCCTTCTCCGTTAGGAGTTCCAAGAGCAGTATACCAAAGCTGTAGACGTCTGCCTTTTGTGATACTTTGCGAGAGTCAACGACCTCTGGGGCACAATAGCCGGAAATACAGTTGGGTGTGACGGTCGGGAGAGCAAGATGAGCAAGGCCAAAGTCGGAGACACGAGCTTCAAATGATTTGGTGAGAAGGATATTTGAGGATTTGATGTTTCCATACGAGGATGTTGGTCCGTGTGAATGTAGGCATGCGACCCCACGAGCAGCGCCAAGGGCAATGGCAGACCTTGTTTTCCAATTTACGGGAGTTCCTCCGGCGTCGTTATATgaaaaaaacattcatttaatatgaaaaaaaaaacatcctaatacttaacaaaagaaacatccaattatattttagtaaaaataattaaatatctataaaatttaaaaaaaataaaatttttaaagaaatagagacattcacatttgcaatacaaaaaaatacgaaaaatatataaaagaacatccatttagtatgaaaaagaaacattatgatacttagcagaagaaacatccacATATATTAACTCGTATAGATTTTAAATTCACCAAAAGTATTTTGGCTGGTTTTTGGCTAATACCTTTTTGATTCCCTAGCGTTGCTCATTTTAAAATAGGCAAACAAGTTTTCaagattttttttcttagaaAACATATCAgctattgaaaatttttaaaattttaaagttatcCCTTCCATTCAAAACATTATGATTTCTCTCCGAACTATCTTATTTTCAACTAGCACAAAAATTTATTTAGATAATCTTTCAATTGGTTTCTAAAATTCTCAAACCGCTTTAATTAAATCTtctactttttaaaataattaaatatattttttattctcaaaaatgtaaatttttattAGTCCAAATGTTATTATTAGTTTTAACATTACTGATATGTATACTTAAATGTCAATTTGACAGTTTGTTACAAACTAATGTAGACAAACAATGAATTTAACTTAAATTAGTATTCCAAATTTATTTAAAACACTCAAATTGATTCATATACAATTATAAAACCCTAACTCTTAAATCGTCAtcttcaaaatttgttcttcctcCCCTTTTTTAGATCCCCTAAATTTGGACCTGCTTTCCCCGCTTTCGCCAATCGCAAACCTCTTCTCCCCTTTAAACCTATTCTCTTTCTTCCCACTTCCaccctccttcccccttcttcctcttcctcccttCTTCGACCCCTCCCTCGTGAACCTCGCCTGGCCTTCATACTCCTCCTCTGCCAACTTGTCTTCGAACTCCGGTGCAACCTACTGTCTTCCTAATGTCGCCTTTCTTGATGAGCCTCTACTTGGCTTCGACTTGGACAAAATGTTATCGTAGACCGGAGTCTGCGAGCGCTCATAGTGTCACCAATTGCCACCATCCCCTTCGTCCTCGTAATCATCGAGAAATGCATCATCATGATAGAGTTCAAGATCAGATTGAATGTCGTTGTAATCTATCAAAGTTTCTCCGTCCTCATTGCAGTACCTAAAAGCGGGTCTGTCGGAGAGCAACATGGAGACGCCAAGGGCAGCCTGCTTCATAATGCCGGCAATGCATATGATACTTTAATTGATCTAATTCCACGACTCGATACTCAACACTTCTGCGAATGCTGTAATTCTTCATATACTGCATTACCGCATCTCTGCTTTTGAACCTGTGCCCAATTCAAAACTCCATACCACCGTCGAAGTTGTAATCGTCCTCACCCTTGTTGGAAAATGGAATTTTTTTTTGCATCACGTCCAGATACAATGTATGATAGTGACTGGGTACAGATGACAAAGTCGAAATTGGTTGTGAGATAGGCAGAAGATACCGATGTGATGGCTTGATGGGGTCTCCGGTACAAACTTCTCCTCATCATCATATTCAGAAGAACCACTCTTGTTGCTATCCGCAACATATCTTCAGAAGAACCGCTCTCGTTGCTATCCGCAACATACTCCTTGTCGAAGTCCTCACCGACAACGTCCATGTCTTCCACTGAAGTAGCAACATGTAGCGGTGGTGGTGCGAGAGGTGGGCCATCCTGCACAAAGTTCGACTGGCTAGATCTACCGCCACCGATATCACCAACCTCCGCAGAAAACTCCATCACTTGTTTCGCCATGATTCTCCCATGGATGTCAAACATTAGGCCCACATGCTCGTCGTCATGGAGCCAAACCTATACCCCACCCTTTCGATCTCTTTTCTCCCGCTATCACCGACGCTACTCAATATTAGACTCTTCAGCTCCGACAAAGAACTTACTTAGCAAGTACGCAACAGAATgggattctcacactcaaatatcaccctACTATCACAATTTTTCATATGGCAATTGGGATATACACTTACAACCAAATATCCACTACTACTAGatattttggcttatttttcgaaagaaaaaaagtagagaagaagaagagaaatatttGTGGAAAATACAAAGGGTTGCACATTCTTTTATAGCAGCTGAAAATTTGTCGTAACATATCTCGTTTATATTATAAACGTTATAATTCTTCACGTATCTTATTTATAGTATAAACGAAATATACACGTCTATCGTTTCATGCCTTATTTCGttttcgtttacactataaacgaaatAAGAAATATGACGTATTTCGGTAAAAAtgctacaaaatatatatttggtaaataaaatatttattttatttatttaaaaaaattctctaATGGCACTATGAGTTGGAacatatttgtatattaaaaattattaaagatcaaatatccatccaaaaaataaattagttggGGTATtactgtaaaataaaaaatataaaggaAGAAATGAAACCCCTCTTGTGAAATTTATTCTTTTGCTAACCACCAGGGCTGCAGTATGCTTATATGTATTGATATTTGGCAATTGAGGAGCCAACGAATAAAACAATTTCACATGTGGAAAATGAACAGCTGGAATTCGGCAGTTGATGTGCATACTTTTATGATAGGTCTTTAAATAATTGGAAACTAGCTAGCAGCAATgattaattaatgaataatttctATCCGCTACGCGTTGAATTAATCCTCCAGCTACCAAAGGATACTAATTAAACCAaagggggaaaaaaaaaaagcgaaGTTAGTTGGTTATGGTTAACGTGTCAATTACACCATATATAGCGTTacattacattaaaaaaaaaagaaaaagaaaaaagcaattaCAACAACACTGGGattgaataaatttaaataatttatcattTTACATTGAAATCCAACAAAGGACTTTAATACAAAaagtaaaagttaaaaaaaagtatTCATAAAATCAAATTCTCCACCGAACCCAGCCACTAACATGTCTTTATCTAACCACAATTTGAGGCATTTTCAGCTGCAAAAAGAATCCAAAATAATGAGCCCTGAGCATCATGCAATGAGCTGTACCCATTTCATTCCCcacccaataataaaaaacaaaaaataaaccacaaattagaaagaaaaaaaaatagtcttTTTGTTCCTTCTAATAATTCTTTTCCATGTGCACCAATCAATCGTCATATGTGCAAGACTTCTTGAGAGAAATTAGGGCATTGAGCTTCTTGGGGTCCAAAGTGATGGAACAATTAACCCTCTTGTAGTACTTTGGCTTCACCAATTTCCCAAGAACATAGGCTCTAGATCTCACCACAAAGCTAAGTTTCAATGGCACTGGCACAGTTGGAACACCCGTTGTACTACTCAAGCTATTACCACTTCCATAGAGAGGGATCTTGTTGCCCATAACTGAAACACTCACCAACCTTTGACTCTTCCTAGATTGATAAAACTCCTTCATCTGCAACAATTAATAACGTTAGACAAAATAGAAAAcatgcttgtgcttgtactcataaCCAAGAGTATGTAAAACCCCAAATTAGTTCACCTATCCCTAATTAGTTGTCGATCATGCTACTGGATACAAAAAGTCAGCTACTAAATCAACTACCATATAGAGGATACATATTTCGAATGATGATGAACGaacataatttaaattttgaaagactAATTTGCCTAGGTAAGCCCCAAAATGGTCCCCTAAATTAGCTGCGTGCACTAAAATAGTTTTCGAAATTTCAATTGCAGCAATTATATAGGCAAAAATGCATCATGTTAGTCCCCGGGTCGTTTTTCATCAAGTGACTCGAGGTACCGTGGTGCACTTTTGCCAACCTAATTGGTGCAACTGGGATCTCGAAAACTATTTTAGTAACCAATGTGAAGGACCACTCTAGGCGCTTAACAGTTTGTCCCATCATTTTGGCAATTCTTGACTTTAATTGATAATATCAAATTGGGAGATTAATCTAAAACAAATTAATGAATGATGTTAACGAAATAGTAGGCATGGGTATGAATAAGAGTGACTCACATTGCCGGAAGCAATAACAATATCTGAATAGGAGAGATCCAAAGGTGTTGCAGATGCATGGATCCCAAAGAAGGTGCCAGTGTTGCGATATGTGAACTTGAGTGTAGAATTCATAGTGATCATGTCAGTGGCCACACCAGTAGCATCTGAACCAGCTTGGACTCTAAGATGGTCGAACTTTATGCTCTGCAAAAACAAACCCACGCCACAAATTGAACCTAGATCCCTAAAATTCCTTATTGAAATAATATGCAAAATACTGAATTTATCAAGACCCACTTCAGATTTGACTCTGAAAATATCAAAACAAGTGGAAGTAGTGGAAATGAAAGCATAATGGAAACAGTAATGAGCAAGAAATTGCAAAATTGAGCAACACCCAGCTCAGATTTCATTctcaaatcctaaaaaaatcaaGACTTGAAGAGACTCCAacgagagaaaagaagaagaaccttGACGGAAATCTTGGGCTTCATGGGTCTGCTGGCACCCCAAAGTATGAGAGAGAAGAAGCTGAAGAGAACAAGGAAGCCAAGAACAAAAGCTAGAACATAGCAGCGGCGAGGGAGAGTTTTATCGTGTCGATCGTCGCCGTAGAGAAGGTCTTCTTCGTCAATGGCATCGATGTGGCTGTTCCAGGCCTTGTTGTTGTGGCTCcggtggtggtggcggtggtcCTTGATGGTGCTCTTGCCGTTGAGGTTGCTGTTGCTGTTGCTGCGAGTGGTGGAGGCGCGTGGAGGTGACGCGGCGGGGCTCAGGAGAGGCGTGGAGTGGAAGGAAGCTGACGTGGCAGTCTTCTCGCCGTCGTGGGAGTCCCTTGAAGGGCTCTGGACGTAGTAGAGAGGGCGGCGCGGCGGTGATCTCGCCGGCGATGAAGTTGCAACGCTTGTTACCTCTGAGTCTGTCTTTGCATGATGATGcatcttttcttcttcaaattttttaTGATCAATGAGACTCTCCCTTGTTGTTGTgtgttgatgaatgatgaatcaATCAAAGTGAGAGAGAGGGGTTATTATTTGATTCAGAAGGGAATGGAAATATGAAATGGTTCAGTCAAGGTTCAATAATAAtggagtttttttattattttattttttttgttgtttcggtgaaagaaattttaaaaaaaatatttatgaaataaTAATTTGGAGAGTGTGGAAGGATCAAGGAAGAAGAATGGGACACAACTAGATCTCTGAATTGTGACTTTCTGTGATAGCTGAGAGGGTCAGCACTAAGCAACGACTCTTTGTTTTTGCCTGACgcagactttttttttttatttcctttttcctttttagttttttttcaactttttttttattatgaagaaTATTAGATAGTTGCTGTAGTGAGTAGTGACGTAGATTATATTTTGCTTTTGGATTAAAGTTTTCTTACAAAGGTTTAGGTTTTATAAGATAAGGATAATTTTAATAGAGTGACagagataatataaaatattttatataattgtttaattatattttttttgtataattatttatataattaatttaaaaaataattatttttattgatataatattatataattatatgtatgtataaaattattttatactgataataaattaaacatcttatattattattatttcgttATGTTATCAACAATATTTCGCTCAACATttgccaatttttatttatcaatgtatttaatggaagtgtctttgtggatgtgtctaataaaaatatcttttttatagctgtgtttaatagaagtgtctttatagatatattttttggatgtatctctttatatatgtgtttaaaatataataattaatcattgttagtaataagttggcagataatatgttggtaccctatactttttcttattattattattattattattattattatcaatgtgacgtaaaaataaatatgtatttgCAAAACAAGGAAAATGAATACAAAATGGTAATGAAACAGAGCAGGAATTATTAACAAGGGACAAGGAACTAGAGGTAAGCAACTTTCTTTCTCGGTTGAATTGCATTTGTGAAGTGAAAAACGAAATAATTTTTGGGTAAATAAAACAAACTAtaacaaacaaataataatagGAAAGGATAGGACACATGGGAAGATgggaattaaaaaaagaatatgcTTGATGGCTGATGAGAGAGAGATGGTTGTTTATGTGATTTATGAAATTGTAAGGTTGGTAAAAGGAGAGAAGGAATTTGAGCAGCCGACACATTACAGGGATTTTTTCAACAAACAAGAATCTGCCAGTAGTTTGTTTTGCGGATGCATGTCATATTGTCAATTAAAAACAGCAACACATGATATTTAAGTAATGTGCACATGTAACCTGTTTTCCGGGTTCAATTAAAGATCATACCGTACATTagaatttgtttatattttcataaactttttttttttttggctgaaAATGGAATAGTAAGCATTTTTCCAGGCATTGGATTGTGTTATCTTGCTCTGCAGTTTTCCTCTCATTTTCCCCCCAGATTTTCGGTTTGACCTAAAACACCAATTATTGTTGGGTAGATTAAAACATTGCCATCATGTAACAAATCCAGCCACTTCCACAACAATAGGTATGACTTATGATCATAGTGGGAAAAAACATTTGTGGGTAAAAATGTAAAATACCCATTTAAATCCTGGTTTGCCTGGTGGTTGGTAATGGCAAGTATATTTTAGTCTAATATTGGTTGAGTAGGTCTAAATTAAATTTGGATTTAATtatcatcaaaaaaaaaaaaatttggatttaattaattaaaaattttctataattttattaaatttataagtgAATCCCtgtactttaaaaattaaaagttaaccAACATATATCCTTAGaaaatattgatttttaattttttattagtaaaattttttttactttttattttaataagtaCACTACATATCTTTTTCtataaaaacttttttaattagtatttttaacatataccTTTAGAATACATACTAGCTAAACCTTTCAAATTTTGCAATAAAATCTAtcctttaaaagtttgtaatttaaTCTTGTCCCTAAAAAGGAGGTAAAGAAAATTTCGATATCTCTATATTGATTATTAATTTAAACATTCTTGAAATAGGCAACAGGCAATTGCTGGATCTCTtctattaaaaatgaaaaatgatggGGAAAAATTGAGTTAGAATACAATAATTacataatatatatgtatatataaattaaactagATGTTGCAATGCACAATAACCTTAAGTATAAGATATTATCAGGGTTAGAAATCAAAGCTTATTTCAACAAAATTATCCTCATCCAGCAGAGATTACTTTTACAGACTCCTGGATCATGAATCACAAGTTCATTGCCTTTGACAACTGAAAACAGTTGCATCATTTTACAACAATTCACATTGCAAATCATTTCGAAGTGGATTCGCCTTCCTTTGCAAGCAACTCCTGTAATAGCGTAATACCATAAAATCACAGATGTCATATTTTGCAACCTCCTTCTCGAGCATAAAGAATTCGGATGAGAGAGATTACCGATTTGGTAGATGTGACCCGGGAGCACTGCATTTCCCTTTTCACTT
Coding sequences within it:
- the LOC140173256 gene encoding probable inactive receptor kinase At5g16590, with protein sequence MFFSYNDAGGTPVNWKTRSAIALGAARGVACLHSHGPTSSYGNIKSSNILLTKSFEARVSDFGLAHLALPTVTPNCISGYCAPEVVDSRKVSQKADVYSFGILLLELLTEKAAPTHSSLNEDRFTWRA
- the LOC112802279 gene encoding uncharacterized protein encodes the protein MHHHAKTDSEVTSVATSSPARSPPRRPLYYVQSPSRDSHDGEKTATSASFHSTPLLSPAASPPRASTTRSNSNSNLNGKSTIKDHRHHHRSHNNKAWNSHIDAIDEEDLLYGDDRHDKTLPRRCYVLAFVLGFLVLFSFFSLILWGASRPMKPKISVKSIKFDHLRVQAGSDATGVATDMITMNSTLKFTYRNTGTFFGIHASATPLDLSYSDIVIASGNMKEFYQSRKSQRLVSVSVMGNKIPLYGSGNSLSSTTGVPTVPVPLKLSFVVRSRAYVLGKLVKPKYYKRVNCSITLDPKKLNALISLKKSCTYDD